The following are encoded together in the Citrus sinensis cultivar Valencia sweet orange chromosome 1, DVS_A1.0, whole genome shotgun sequence genome:
- the LOC102618796 gene encoding uncharacterized protein LOC102618796 yields the protein MDDFRSRSYRGGGGDGRMQIENYSNGPTTTGPSSYGINSMQDLRCYSASYAAASVTVPPLNNSNDFKLKKGKSTSGSTSKSWSFNDPELQRKKRVASYKVYTVEGKVKGSFKKSFRWIKDRCSRMVHGWW from the coding sequence ATGGATGATTTCAGATCCAGATCATATCGAGGCGGAGGCGGTGATGGACGAATGCAGATTGAGAATTACAGCAACGGCCCAACAACAACGGGACCCTCCTCTTATGGAATCAACAGCATGCAAGATCTGAGGTGTTACAGTGCAAGCTATGCAGCAGCATCAGTGACCGTTCCTCCCCTCAACAATAGCAACGATTTTAAGTTGAAGAAAGGCAAGTCAACAAGTGGATCAACCTCAAAAAGTTGGAGCTTTAATGATCCTGAGCTGCAGAGGAAGAAGAGGGTCGCTAGCTATAAGGTTTACACTGTTGAAGGCAAGGTTAAAGGCTCGTTTAAGAAGAGCTTTAGGTGGATTAAGGACAGGTGTTCTAGAATGGTTCATGGTTGGTGGTGA